One window of Oncorhynchus masou masou isolate Uvic2021 chromosome 28, UVic_Omas_1.1, whole genome shotgun sequence genomic DNA carries:
- the LOC135517977 gene encoding uncharacterized protein LOC135517977: protein MATSSPRFTWCDCRKHKIPVKDTHELCLHCLGIQHAKEAVLEYGKCPHCAKMDWSTCINRLTKVQEIMHRESQQRKHEAAQSEVQPKPETTSAPIKEPKPEENTVPTLPPHRLSASTPAHSSTMPVLFTILSPPPAQAGDNLTIPKGTFLSQLAIQQSADSTPSLSQSGSNMLTSSSCKRHGFSSCCSKRSKRSRGSHRRRRSPSSSSSSSGWTSDEDDSCPSGKGRRSQRESRQAVRSERRHGELVEVVQQAVQLQWAVLEKRIEALERRGAEAVVSFPTPAQTIHLHTSIPLASTSSQEGNQRDLSCPVSEQLVTESMSGTIVKQEEEPSSISFALRPLSDGHREGEDASQSTEGPISKQDLLEAMELQSLMARAAKYLGIDFPSTPTSLSPPDPTMVPEFEDLVQSSWPNPASSKPYRELFSKMYRLHDCQSPAYDQMPQVNCFMSAIFQAVKPTENKEAPVPAERWRFTETLVERMYQTAGMLAKTANYLRYLSDYQRRLLLEITEDCPAQRFMAALNELKLIGQFTLQLSSHQAELSGRVMAASVAIRRQVWMAKTNYTDSLKATVADLPFVVSHTFGVSSASGPSSTGMVCKQEPL from the coding sequence ATGGCAACTTCATCCCCAAGGTTCACGTGGTGTGATTGTCGCAAACACAAGATTCCTGTCAAAGACACCCATGAGCTGTGCCTGCACTGTCTGGGCATCCAGCATGCCAAGGAGGCTGTGCTGGAGTACGGCAAATGCCCGCACTGTGCCAAGATGGACTGGAGCACCTGCATCAACCGCCTCACTAAAGTTCAGGAGATAATGCACCGCGAGAGCCAGCAGAGGAAGCACGAGGCAGCACAGTCTGAAGTTCAGCCCAAACCTGAGACCACTTCAGCTCCCATCAAGGAACCAAAACCGGAAGAAAATACAGTCCCCACCCTGCCCCCACATCGGCTCTCTGCTTCCACACCAGCCCATTCCTCCACCATGCCAGTGTTGTTCAccatcctctccccacccccagcGCAGGCAGGGGACAATTTGACCATCCCAAAAGGCACTTTTCTCTCACAACTTGCTATTCAGCAGTCAGCTGACTCCACCCCATCCTTGAGCCAATCAGGTTCCAACATGCTGACCTCCAGCTCCTGTAAACGACACGGTTTCTCATCGTGCTGCTCCAAACGCTCCAAACGAAGCCGCGGTAGCCACAGGCGGAGacgctctccctcctcctcctcttcctcttcaggCTGGACCTCTGATGAAGATGATTCCTGCCCCTCTGGAAAGGGAAGGAGGTCTCAGAGGGAGTCGCGGCAAGCTGTCCGGTCAGAGAGGAGGCACGGGGAGCTGGTGGAGGTTGTTCAACAGGCCGTTCAGCTACAGTGGGCCGTTCTGGAGAAGCGCATTGaggctctggagaggagaggtgctgagGCTGTTGTGTCGTTCCCCACTCCAGCCCAAACTATACATcttcacacctccatccctctggCATCCACCTCGTCTCAGGAGGGCAACCAGAGAGATTTATCCTGCCCTGTCAGCGAGCAGCTGGTGACGGAATCTATGTCCGGTACCATTGtgaaacaggaagaggagccttCCTCCATTTCGTTTGCCTTGAGACCTCTCAGTGATGGACACCGTGAAGGGGAGGATGCCTCTCAGTCAACTGAGGGTCCTATCTCTAAACAAGACTTACTGGAAGCTATGGAGCTTCAGAGCCTCATGGCACGTGCTGCCAAGTATCTTGGTATAGACTTTCCCAGCACCCCAACCAGCCTCAGCCCACCAGACCCCACAATGGTGCCGGAGTTTGAGGACCTGGTCCAGAGCTCTTGGCCAAACCCTGCCAGCTCGAAACCGTACAGGGAGCTTTTCTCTAAGATGTACAGGCTTCACGACTGCCAGTCTCCAGCCTATGACCAGATGCCCCAGGTCAACTGCTTCATGTCGGCCATCTTCCAGGCGGTGAAGCCCACAGAGAACAAGGAGGCGCCGGTGCCAGCTGAGCGATGGCGTTTCACTGAGACTCTAGTAGAGAGGATGTACCAGACTGCTGGCATGCTTGCCAAGACGGCCAACTATCTGCGCTACCTATCAGACTACCAGAGGAGGCTTTTGCTGGAGATCACTGAGGATTGTCCAGCACAGCGTTTTATGGCGGCCCTTAACGAGCTGAAGCTCATTGGCCAGTTCACCCTCCAGCTCTCCTCCCACCAGGCTGAACTGTCTGGAAGAGTAATGGCTGCTTCTGTTGCCATCCGAAGACAGGTCTGGATGGCTAAGACCAACTACACAGACTCTCTGAAAGCCACTGTGGCTGACCTTCCATTTGTGGTCAGTCACACCTTTGGGGTTAGCTCAGCCTCTGGCCCTAGCTCGACTGGAATGGTGTGCAAACAGGAACCGTTGTAA
- the LOC135517978 gene encoding surfeit locus protein 4-like yields the protein MGQEELMSQAEDVADQFLRVTKQYLPHLARLCLISTFLEDGIRMWFQWNEQKDYIEATWGCGYFLATCFVLINLTGQLGGCVLILSRHFVQYACFGLFGIIALQTVAYSILWDIKFLMRNLALGGGLLLLLAESRSEGKSMFAGVPSMGESSPKQYMQLGGRVLLVLMFMTLLHFDPSFFSILQNMVGTALIILVAIGFKTKLAALTLVIWLLAINIYFNAFWAVPAYKPMHDFLKYDFFQTTSVIGGLLLVVALGPGGVSMDEKKKEW from the exons ATGGGGCAGGAGGAGCTCATGAGTCAAGCTGAAGATGTGGCGGACCAG ttcTTGCGAGTGACTAAGCAGTACCTGCCTCACCTGGCCCGGCTGTGTCTAATCAGCACCTTTCTGGAGGACGGCATACGCATGTGGTTCCAGTGGAATGAGCAGAAGGACTACATTGAGGCCACGTGGGGCTGTGGCTACTTCCTGGCCACCTGCTTTGTACTGATCAACCTCACAGGACAGCTTG GTGGCTGTGTCCTTATCCTCAGTAGACATTTTGTACAGTATGCCTGCTTTGGATTATTTGGAATCATAGCTTTACAG ACGGTTGCATACAGTATTTTATGGGATATAAAATTTCTGATGAG GAACCTTGCCCTGGGCGGTGGACTCCTGCTGTTACTAGCGGAGTCGCGTTCAGAAGGGAAGAGCATGTTCGCTGGTGTCCCCTCCATGGGAGAGAGCTCGCCAAAGCAGTACATGCAGCTGGGAGGGAGAGTCCTGCTGGTGCTCATGTTCATGACCCTGCTGCACTTTGACCCCAGCTTCTTCTCG ATCCTCCAGAACATGGTGGGCACGGCCCTCATTATCCTGGTAGCCATCGGCTTCAAGACCAAGCTGGCAGCCCTGACCCTGGTAATATGGCTGCTGGCCATCAACATCTACTTCAACGCCTTCTGGGCGGTGCCCGCCTACAAGCCCATGCATGACTTCCTCAAGTACGACTTCTTCCAGACCACGTCCGTCATCGGAGGGCTGCTGTTGGTCGTAGCACTGGGGCCCGGCGGGGTGTCCATGGATGAGAAGAAGAAGGAGtggtag